The Dissulfurirhabdus thermomarina DNA window AGCGAAAGTCGCGCCCGTAGCCCGTCATGACGATGATGTCGGTGTCGTCCCCCCGGGCGCGGACCTCGCGGATGAGCTCCATCCCGTCCATCCGGGGCATGACGAGGTCGGTCACGATGATGGTGGCGGGGGCCTCCTCGTGGCGTTCCAGGGCCTCCCGCCCGTCGGCGGCGGTGGCGTGGCTGTAGCCCAGCCCGGAGAGGAACTCGCCCAGGAGGCGGACGATGGTGACGTCGTCGTCCACCACCAGGATGTGCTGGGGCTCGAGGAAGGGGACCTCCAGGTCTCCGGCCCAGGGGGCCTTCGTCTTTTCGGGTTCGCGGTTCACGCGGTCCTCGGCCGGGCTCGGGGTCACGCCTCGTCCCTTACCATGGGTTCGGCACACGGCCGGCACAAATTGAAGACACCGGAACCGCCGGTCACTTGGCCAGGTGCCGGCGGATGGACGCCTTGAGCTCGTCGAGGTTGAAGGACTTCACGATGTAGTCGTCCGAGGCCCAGGAGGCCAGGTCCTGCTTGTACTCCGGGTAGGCGGAGCTCAGGATCACCGGGACGTCGGGCTTCTTCTCCTTCATCTGGCGCAGGACCTCGATCCCGTCCATCCCGGGCATGTTGATGTCGAGGACCACGAGGTCGGGATGCTCGGCGTCGAAGACCTCCAGCGCCTCTTCCCCGCTCATGGCGGTGGAGACCTCGTATCCCTCTTCCTCCAGTTCCTCCCGGTAGAGGAGATGGATGCTCTCCTCGTCGTCTACCACCAGGATGCGCTTCTTTCCGCTCATGAAACCCCCCGTTCCGTCCTAGGGATGCCGGCCGCCCCGGCGGGACGGCCGGCGCCGTCAATCGATCTCCATCTCGCGCAGGTACCGCGCCGCCTCCTCCGGCGGCGTGGGGTTGATGTAGAAGCCCGTCCCCCACTCGAACCCCGCGATCATGGTAAGCTTGGGCACAATCTCGATGTGCCAGTGATAGTGCTCCATGGGCGGGGTGCGAAGGGGCGCGGTGTGCAGCATGTAGTTGTACGGGACCCTGGGGAGGGCCCGGTCGAGCCGGCGCATGGTCTCGAGGAAGACCCCGGTGAGCGCCTGGAAGCCCGGCTCGTCCAGGGACGGGAACGAGGAGGCGTGCCGCTTGGGCAGCACCCAGGTCTCGAAGGGCGCCAGCGGCGCGTAGGGACAGATGGCGATGAAGCCCTCGTTCTCGCACACCACCCGGACGTTCTGCGAGCGCTCCTGCCGGATGATGTCGCAGTAGACGCAGCGTTCCTTGTAGTCGTAGTACTTGCGCGTCCCGTTGATCTCCTCCTGCATCCGGTGGGGAACCACGGGGAGCGCGATGAGTTGCGAGTGGGAGTGTTCCAGCGAGGCCCCGGCCGCCCGGCCGAAGTTCTTGAAGACCATGATGTAGCGGAAACGCTGGTCCCGCTCGAGGTCCACCATGCGGTCGCGGTAGGCATGGAAGATCTGGACCACGTGGTCGTGGGGCATACCGGCCAGGGTCTGGTCGTGGTCCGGGGTCTCCACGATCACCTCGTGGGCCCCGATCCCGTTCATCTTGTCGTAGATGCCCTCGCCCTGCTTGTCGAGGTCCCCCTCGATCACCAGGGCGGGGAACTTGTTGGGGACCACCCGCACCGTCCACCCCGGGGTGTTGGGGACCCGGCCCGGGGGGCCGTAGGCCAGGACCTCGGGCGGGGTGGTGTTCTCGTTTCCCTGGCAGAGCGGGCAGAAGCCGCCCACGCGGCGCTCGGGCTGGATGACGAAGTCGGAGGGCCGCTTCCCCCGTTCCTTGGCGATGATGACCCATCGGCCGATGATGGGGTCCCTACGGAATTCTGGCATGCCGGCGGTTCCTTTCCGGGCCTTGCGCGGCGGGAGGCGGTCGACCCCCACCTTTCATATACTACCCTAAGCCGGTTCCGGGCCGAAGGTCAAACCCGGAAGAGACCGGCCGGGGGGCGGGGCGGCCGGATCTCAGACCAGCCAGATCCGCCGCTCGAAGTCTTCGTCGGGGACGGTGACCACCAGGGGGCCCTCTCGGGGCCACCGGTCCAGGACCAGGCCGTCCCGGAGGAGGTCGACCCGGAAGGAGAGGCGCTCGTTCTTGGCCGCGCCCAGGAGGGCGAAGGGCAGGGCGACCTCGACGATCTCCCCCACGGCCCAGCGGATGCCCGCCACCGAGAGATCCACCCCGGCGTCGTCCAGCCGGGCCTCAGCACTCCAGCCTCCTTCCGGACCCGGCCGGATGTGGAGCGCCGCCTCGGCCTCCCCCCGCCAGGAGAGCCGAAGGGAGAGGCCGGGCTCCCAGTCGCGGAAGTCCGTGTCGGTGGGATCCAGCCGCACGTAGAAGCGCTCGAGGTCGAAACCGTAGAGGATCCGGCGGACCGGGGCCTCGCCCCGGTGCATGGCCCCCCCGAGGTCGCCCAGGGCCAGGGAGCCCGCCCCCTTCCACTCCCAGTAGTGGGTCCGCCGGCCATCCACCACCGGGTGGAGGAAGCCCTTGGGCTCCTCGGCGGGGAGGACCGGCCGGGGCCGCCGGACCGGCACCTGGACGGCGGCGGGGACGGGCCGGCCGATCCGCCGGAAGACCTCCTGGAGGTAGTGGCGGAAGAGCCGGTCGAACTCGTAGGCGTAGTCCGTCACGAACTGGTCCCCGAACCACCAGAACCAGTCGCTTCCCTCCGCCGCGAGCACCGCCTCCAGGGCCGCCTCCCGGTCCGCCTCGCCCACCTCCCCGGCGGCCAGCGCCCGGTCCAAGGCCGCCCGGGTCTCCGACAGGAGGCTCCAGGCCCGGTTCTCCTCCTCACCCCCGATCCAGATCCCGAAATCGCTGTTGATCCACGAGCCGGAATAGAGGTGGGCGATGGACCGCTCCGGGGGGTGGGCCTCCAGGTAGCCGCCCACGGTCACGGGGACGAGGTCCGGGTCGGCCTCGAGGGCGCGGTAGAGGCCCGAGAGGAAGGCTTCCCCCCCGTCGGGGTAGTATTCCCAGGGGTTCTCCCCGTCGAGGATCACCGCCACCAGGGGCGGTTCGTCCATCTCGCGGCACCGCTCCCGGATCTCTCGGAGGCGCCCGGTGAAGTCGGCCACGGCCACCGCCGGGTCCGTCTTCTGGTAGACGAACCCGATGGCGTCGGAGAGCTCGTGGTGCCGGAAGACCATGTCCACCGAGGCCCCCTCCCATTCCGCCCGGTAGGGCCGGAAGAGGTCCAGCGGGCCGGCCCCGTCGCCGAGGGACCGAAACAGGATGCCCTCGTCGCTGGCGGCCCACCCGAAGCCCGCCTCCTGGACCAGGGGGATGATCTCCGGGGAGACGGCCCCCTCGGAGGGCCAGAGTCCCCGGGGCGGGGCCCCGAAGCACTCCTCGAAGCACCGCCGCGCCCGGACGAGCTGTTCCAGGGCGTCTTCCGGATGTTGGAACCGGCGGGGAAGGGCGATCTCCGGCCTCGGGCGGCGCCCCGTGTCCGTGTCCACCAAGAGCGGCAGGA harbors:
- a CDS encoding response regulator, whose product is MSGKKRILVVDDEESIHLLYREELEEEGYEVSTAMSGEEALEVFDAEHPDLVVLDINMPGMDGIEVLRQMKEKKPDVPVILSSAYPEYKQDLASWASDDYIVKSFNLDELKASIRRHLAK
- the galT gene encoding galactose-1-phosphate uridylyltransferase is translated as MPEFRRDPIIGRWVIIAKERGKRPSDFVIQPERRVGGFCPLCQGNENTTPPEVLAYGPPGRVPNTPGWTVRVVPNKFPALVIEGDLDKQGEGIYDKMNGIGAHEVIVETPDHDQTLAGMPHDHVVQIFHAYRDRMVDLERDQRFRYIMVFKNFGRAAGASLEHSHSQLIALPVVPHRMQEEINGTRKYYDYKERCVYCDIIRQERSQNVRVVCENEGFIAICPYAPLAPFETWVLPKRHASSFPSLDEPGFQALTGVFLETMRRLDRALPRVPYNYMLHTAPLRTPPMEHYHWHIEIVPKLTMIAGFEWGTGFYINPTPPEEAARYLREMEID
- a CDS encoding glycoside hydrolase family 57 protein — protein: MSHPLHVAFLWHMHQPRYLDPAAGRLVMPWVRLHGVKAYADMAAAAAAAGVPVTFNLVPSLLRQIEAYGRGISDDFLEVSRRPAEDLRPAERAFVLAHFFSCHWPTMVDPYPRYRELLERRGREFDPARADDVVAAFSAQDLRDLQVWFNLAWVGFAGRKAPLVQELLAKGRLFTEEEKAALLDLHLETLAGLIPAYRALQEEGRVELSTSPFFHPILPLLVDTDTGRRPRPEIALPRRFQHPEDALEQLVRARRCFEECFGAPPRGLWPSEGAVSPEIIPLVQEAGFGWAASDEGILFRSLGDGAGPLDLFRPYRAEWEGASVDMVFRHHELSDAIGFVYQKTDPAVAVADFTGRLREIRERCREMDEPPLVAVILDGENPWEYYPDGGEAFLSGLYRALEADPDLVPVTVGGYLEAHPPERSIAHLYSGSWINSDFGIWIGGEEENRAWSLLSETRAALDRALAAGEVGEADREAALEAVLAAEGSDWFWWFGDQFVTDYAYEFDRLFRHYLQEVFRRIGRPVPAAVQVPVRRPRPVLPAEEPKGFLHPVVDGRRTHYWEWKGAGSLALGDLGGAMHRGEAPVRRILYGFDLERFYVRLDPTDTDFRDWEPGLSLRLSWRGEAEAALHIRPGPEGGWSAEARLDDAGVDLSVAGIRWAVGEIVEVALPFALLGAAKNERLSFRVDLLRDGLVLDRWPREGPLVVTVPDEDFERRIWLV